GGACCTCTCCCACCTGTTGGTCCCGAACCAGCCGTTGGGCTGAGCCCGCGGGCGCAGTGCCGATCGGGTCGCTGTGCCCGGCCGAACAGGTGAGGCGGGGGAGTGGAGCGGCATAAACAAGGCCGTATTGGTCAGTGATTCGGATGATCACAACTATATGACTGGTTGTCAGAGGCATTCGGAGACGCTATGCGCCCCACCGCTACCCCCGACCGGCCTGCTCCTCCGCGACCGGCTGCCGCGGCCGGAGCGAGGAGCCGGCGGGCCGGGCTGCCCCGCTGCGCGCTGCTGACTGCGGTGCTGACCAGCGCCCTCACGCTGCCGGGCATCGTCTGCTGGCCGCACTACGCGCTGGCGGGCAGTGGAGCAGCCGTCGACTACCAGCTGGCCAACGGGAATTTCGCCTCGCCCGTCGTCACCTCCACCGCCGACCAGCAGTACATCGGCAACACCCCGCCGACCGGCTGGAGCGGCCCCACCGTCGACATCTACGGCGTCGGGTTCGCGCAGCGGCCCGACGGTCTGCAGGCGGTCGACCTGGACGGCGGCAGCCAGGGCTGGATGAGCACCCCGCTCACCGGGATCAAGCAGGGCTCGACCGTGACGGTCACCTTCGGCGACAGCCCGAACACCTGGCTCAGCTGCTCCACGACCGTGCTGAACGGCGGCCTGATCTTCAATGTCACCGGCAGCGGCGGACCGGTGAACCAGTACACCGCACCGGCGACGACCACGACCGACAAGGCGATCTGGCGGGACGACAGCTACACCTTCACGGCCGGGACCGACAACCCGACGCTCACCTTCACCTCACTGACCCCCGGGGTGTGCGGCGCGCTGATCGCGAACGTGCGGGTGTCGCAGAACCCGCAGACCGCCGATGTCAGCGTGAGCAAGACGCTGGTCACCCGGACCGTCAGCCCGGGGAACGGCATCGCCTGGCAGATCGTGGCCACCAACAACGGTCCCGACACCGCGTACAACGTCGGCGTGCACGACCGGGTGCCGACCGCCGTCACCGGAGTCAACGCCACGGTTCCGGGCGGGACCTGCACCACGACGACCCTCGCGAACAGCGCCGGGACCCAGGTGGACTGCCTGGTTCCCGCGCTGGCCAACGGGGCCTCCGCCGCTGTCGCCGTCACCGGGGTGCTGAGCTCGACGGCCACCAACATTCCCGCCAACCAGGCGACCGTCGACGAGAGCACGACCGACCCCAACACCGGCAACAACGGGCCCGTCACCGCCTCCCAGACGGGCGCGACCTTCGTGGGCCCGGTGACCCAGCTCGGCCCGACCGGCCCGACCGGCCCCACCGGGGCGCAGGGTCCGACCGGGGTGACCGGTGCGACCGGAACCGCCGGAATCCTCGGCCCGACCGGCCCGACGGGTCCGGCCGGTGCCGCAGGCGGGACCGGCCCCAACGGTCCGACCGGAGCCACCGGCGCGACCGGGGTGGCCGGAACGGTCGGCGCCACCGGAGCCACCGGGGTCACCGGCCCGCAGGGCGCGACCGGCGCGTCCGGCGCGACCGGCCCGGCGGGCGCCGTCGGCATGTCCGGTGCCACCGGTGCCACCGGGGACCAGGGGCCGACCGGAGCCGTCGGCGCGAGCGGACCCGCCGGGGCCACCGGCCCGCAGGGCCCGGCCGGGGTGACCGGTGCCACCGGTGCCACCGGGGCGACCGGTCCGGCCGGTGGTTCGGGCGCGACCGGTGAGCAGGGCCCGGTCGGCGGGACGGGAGCCGTCGGGGCCACCGGCCCGCAGGGCACCACGGGCGCGGTGGGTGCGAGCGGAGCCACCGGCCCGGCCGGAGCGACCGGCGATCAGGGCCCGACCGGCCCGACCGGCCCCACGGGTGCGACGGGTGCTTCGGGCCCCACCGGAGTGACGGGCATTCAGGGCCCGGCCGGCGCGACCGGAGCCACCGGGGCCCCGGGCGTACCGGGAGCTGCCGGGGTGACCGGCGAGGCCGGGCCGACCGGCGCGACCGGGCCCATCGGTGACACCGGGGCGGCCGGCCTGACCGGGCCGAGCGGCGCGACCGGACCGGCGGGGGCCACCGGAGCCACCGGCGCGACCGGGGCGACGGGTGCGACCGGCCCGCAGGGGGTGGACGGCCCGATCGGTGCGACCGGGCCGACCGGCCCGACGGGTGCGACGGGGGTGTCCGGGGCCACCGGTTCGACGGGGGCCACCGGTCCGACCGGTACCCCCGGTGCGTCCGGAGCGACCGGGGCCCAGGGGCCCGACGGGGCCACCGGCGCGACCGGAGCCACCGGGGACGCGGGCCCGCAGGGCGCCACCGGCCCGATCGGTGCCACCGGCGCGACCGGGGCGCAGGGCCCGACCGGAGCCACCGGCCCGACCGGCCCCGACGGTCCGTCAGGGGCCCTCGGCCCGCAGGGTTCGACCGGCGCGACGGGTGTCACCGGTGCGACCGGGGCCGTCGGTCCCCAGGGCGCGCCCGGCGCCACCGGTCCGACCGGAGCCACCGGCGCGACCGGGGCCGACGGAGCCGCCGGGACCACCGGCCCGACCGGAGCCGCCGGCGCGGCGGGAGCGCCGGGCCCGACCGGTCCGACCGGCGCCGACGGCGGCCCGGGCGCGGCCGGTCCGCAGGGAGTCACCGGGGCGACCGGTGCGGCCGGAGCCACCGGGGCCGCCGGAGCGACTGGTTCGACCGGTGCCACCGGTGCCACGGGCGCCACCGGACCGCAGGGCAGCACCGGCGCGGCCGGCGCCCCCGGGGCCACCGGCCCGCAGGGCGCCACCGGCGCCACCGGCGCGACGGGTGCTGCCGGAGCGAAGGGCCCGACGGGCGCCGCCGGGGCGACGGGCAGCACCGGACCGCAGGGCGTCACCGGAGCCATCGGCGCCGACGGGGCCACCGGGGCCACCGGATCCCAGGGGCCCGCCGGCGCGACCGGTCCGACGGGTGCCGCCGGGCCGACCGGGGCCACCGGTCCGCAGGGCGTCACCGGCTCGACCGGAGCCGTCGGTTCGACCGGACCGCAGGGCCAGACCGGTGCGACCGGCGCCGCCGGGGCCACCGGCGACCAGGGCGCTGCGGGGGCTCAGGGCCCGACCGGCGCGGCTGGGGCGACCGGTGCCACCGGCGACCTGGGCCCCGTGGGCGCGCAGGGCCCGACCGGAGCGGACGGCGCGACCGGCGCCACCGGTCCGACCGGAGCCACCGGCCCGCAGGGTCCGAACGGCGCCGACGGCGCGACCGGCCCGACCGGGGCCACCGGCTCCACCGGCCCGAGCGGCGTGACCGGGGCGACCGGCGCGACCGGGGCCGCAGGGGCGACCGGCCCGCAGGGCGACACCGGCCCTGACGGACCGACAGGCGCGAACGGCCCCACCGGCGCCACCGGCGCGGCGGG
The Streptacidiphilus albus JL83 genome window above contains:
- a CDS encoding DUF11 domain-containing protein: MRPTATPDRPAPPRPAAAAGARSRRAGLPRCALLTAVLTSALTLPGIVCWPHYALAGSGAAVDYQLANGNFASPVVTSTADQQYIGNTPPTGWSGPTVDIYGVGFAQRPDGLQAVDLDGGSQGWMSTPLTGIKQGSTVTVTFGDSPNTWLSCSTTVLNGGLIFNVTGSGGPVNQYTAPATTTTDKAIWRDDSYTFTAGTDNPTLTFTSLTPGVCGALIANVRVSQNPQTADVSVSKTLVTRTVSPGNGIAWQIVATNNGPDTAYNVGVHDRVPTAVTGVNATVPGGTCTTTTLANSAGTQVDCLVPALANGASAAVAVTGVLSSTATNIPANQATVDESTTDPNTGNNGPVTASQTGATFVGPVTQLGPTGPTGPTGAQGPTGVTGATGTAGILGPTGPTGPAGAAGGTGPNGPTGATGATGVAGTVGATGATGVTGPQGATGASGATGPAGAVGMSGATGATGDQGPTGAVGASGPAGATGPQGPAGVTGATGATGATGPAGGSGATGEQGPVGGTGAVGATGPQGTTGAVGASGATGPAGATGDQGPTGPTGPTGATGASGPTGVTGIQGPAGATGATGAPGVPGAAGVTGEAGPTGATGPIGDTGAAGLTGPSGATGPAGATGATGATGATGATGPQGVDGPIGATGPTGPTGATGVSGATGSTGATGPTGTPGASGATGAQGPDGATGATGATGDAGPQGATGPIGATGATGAQGPTGATGPTGPDGPSGALGPQGSTGATGVTGATGAVGPQGAPGATGPTGATGATGADGAAGTTGPTGAAGAAGAPGPTGPTGADGGPGAAGPQGVTGATGAAGATGAAGATGSTGATGATGATGPQGSTGAAGAPGATGPQGATGATGATGAAGAKGPTGAAGATGSTGPQGVTGAIGADGATGATGSQGPAGATGPTGAAGPTGATGPQGVTGSTGAVGSTGPQGQTGATGAAGATGDQGAAGAQGPTGAAGATGATGDLGPVGAQGPTGADGATGATGPTGATGPQGPNGADGATGPTGATGSTGPSGVTGATGATGAAGATGPQGDTGPDGPTGANGPTGATGAAGETGASGPAGATGPTGAAGATGDQGPDGATGAAGPTGATGADGPTGASGPTGASGATGPAGPAGPTGATGASGPTGAQGGTGPAGATGATGGTGPTGASGATGATGTTGTTGSTGPAGPQGQAGPTGPGGPTGTTGAVGSTGPAGSTGPQGATGATGPTGGAGVDGDTGATGPSVPGPTGATGPSGPQGPTGASGPVGPDGPKGSTGSAGTKGHPGASGPAGVPGPVGPKGPTGGRGAKGPTGPRGPAGGNNTADSPYRVRVILDDLAVTQGAGRQYKTVATLAKGRILAVSCKVNGPDVNGNRLWYRLADGRGWIPARYAVNVGAIEPYCSN